aattatacttataaaaatctgaaagaaaaaaaaaagtatggtaaAGATGGAAATCTAGCACAagttgtgcaaaatcataagCTTTTCACAGTGAAATATGGTCCAAAATACTAACGTacatttttatgctttaaaaagttTGTATTCATGTGCTATTTCACAGTATACAGACTAAAAGTTCTGTTATATACATGATTCTTACTTAGTTTTAAAGACACATAAAGAGTTCAAAGTGAGCACAATTAGTATAATTGCAAGCCACACAGGAAATTCAGTGGAAGTCTaatgtgtagttttattttataatgaagcAAATTGTTTAAATTAGCCTTTACAAAGCCCTCAAAGACTATAGGTGACAATTGACTCATAGATAAAATTCTTATATTGCCAaatgttactttattttatttccttgtagTTTCTTGTACTACAATTGATATGACTGACAATTAATAGGGTGAATATATAGTTCTCATATTTCATATAGAAATTTTGAATAATTATGTAAACAATAAACCattcttttcataaaaaatatattccttaatttggaaaatataattaatgttcaatatatattaataaaaacatattagATCAAGCTTAAAACTGAAGATAACAACCTCCACACAACAGTATTTATCACAATTTTCTCCAATACGTTttcaagttattatttttaaaatcccatttacTTCCAAGTAATTTTTGAACTCTATGTCTTGAACTACCACAAATATTCTTTATGGATTTCTAGGTAGCCCAGGTGCTTCAAACATATACTTCACCAAATTATATGCAAATTATGATGACTAATATTCAGCAAACTACTTATCAGAACTTTCAAGTTATACCCATTTTCTATACTTATATTGTAGAAACTATACTATATAGTATATAgtatagaaaatatatgtaattatatatatatatatatatacatatatgtatgtatgtatgtatgtatgcatgtgtgtgtgtgtgtgtgtgtgtgtgtgtatttcttacTGCCAtgccaggaaaagaaaagaaatataagacaATTACTTATGGTACATAACTCACTGTTGTGCTACAATTAGTGAACTTATAACACATAAATGGTATGAAAGAACATGTTCCAAATTCCCCTCAATACTTACTGTTCATCAAAAAACAACAGTGTTGGAGAAAAGTATTGAAGGTTTACTATTAGTCTCTAAATAAACCAAGATAGGAGACAAAATTTTCCTGCCTAGAAAGACAGATTCTGCAGATTTAAGAATTGATAGTACCATCTTCAGATGGGAGTTATAAACTGAGTTTGATGTATTATTACACTGTTAATGTCACAAGTACATAGATCATTCTCTTCCCATTAGTCTTCTAACTGCCTCTCTTATGTCTTTGTTTCTGAGGGTATAGATGAGAGGGTTGAGGCTAGGTGTGACAACAGTATAAAACAGGGAAATAAACTTCCCTTGATCTTGAGAATTTTCTGTTGGTGGTTGAAGATAAATGCAGAGAACTGGAATGAAAAAGAGGGAAACAACCATAAGATGGGCTCCACATGTCCCAAAGACTTTCTGGCGTCCAGTAGTTGACTGCATCCTCAGTACAGCCTGAGCAATGGCACCATAGGATGTTAGAATGAGGACAAGAGGTGTGAGAACAAAAATAGAGCTTGTGACCATGAGAGTCAGCTCATTAGCATGAGTATCAACACATGACAATTTCAGGAGTGCtggaacttcacagaagaagtgatCCACTTGGTGATGTCCACACAGGGGTACCCAGAAGGTAATGAGGGAATGGAGTGCTGAGTTAATAAAGCCACTTACCCAGGAAGCCACAGCTAAGGATTGGCAGAGTCGAGGGTGCATGAGGACAGCATAATGCAGGGGTTTACACACAGCTGCATAACGATCATAGGACATCACCACCAGCAGGACACACTCTGTGGTTCCCAGAGCAAGAGCAAAGTAGAGTTGAATCATACAAGCAGCATATGAAATGGTTTTCTCTGGGTCCCAGAGGTTAACCAGCAATTGGGGGATGGAGCTGGTGGTGTAGCAGAGATCCAGAAAAGAGAGGTttgagaggaagaagtacatgggagtgtggaGACGGGAATCCAGGTATGAGAGGATGATGATCAACAAATTACCTATCAGTGTCATCAAGTAGAATATAGAGATTACAACAAAAAGAGCTGTTTCCAGGTTAGGCCAATGAGAAAAGCCCAGTAGAATGAAGTATCCTTCAGAAGTTCCATTGATTTTTTCCATTGTTGTTTTCTATTACctgaggaaataaaatcaaattatctcaaagaatataagaaaatgatCCAAGAATCATAGggacatggaaaaaataaagaaaaaaaacagtttttaaaagcctGCCACTGTTGAATGCTATGATAAGTAGGGCATTAAGTGAAATTATCTCAGTAATTGAACAATAATAGAATCTTCAAGTTCATATTTGATATCAAtgtaatagtaaaatatatttgtgaaaactAAAATACTGCCTATACCAGTatattacttaataaatataaaaaggaatgatgcctttaggaagacaaaaaagaatacaaaattggTAGATGATAATTTGACAAGGAACAGGTTATTTACATAGTCTAAAATATCTGTTCAACATTTACTTGGTAAAACAAAGTGAAAgattgtaattttatatttttttagttgcagaacCTGGTGGACATCCCCATAACCAGGTGATGAGTGTCAGCATCAACAATGTTGAGAAAAACCAACATTATCGGGATTCTGATGTGATGCTCTCAACAGGACACAATACTGCTTCAGTCATATTACTGCCAAGAATGCAAAGACTAATTCTAATAATGAACAAACTTGACCCAACTCAAAAGAATGCAAAGTCTAATTCTAATAATGAGCAAACTTGACCcatcttaaaagaaacaaaacactttACTCCTCAAAAATGTCAAAGTCAATAAAATCAGTGACAATTGAGAAACTGATTCATGATAAAGGAGACCAAAGGGGCACAAAAGCCTAATTTGTGATTCTACAAAAAAGATCTACAAAAATTATTGAGACCattggaaaaatgtaaatatagaatATTGATTAGATAAAATTATCTCCCCATTAAATTAGCTGATTTTTAAGTgtacatattttacataaaatgctgttcttttctttaaaaattaacacaacAAGACACTATGTTGGTGGAACATAGCTTCTCCAATTCATTCTCAAGtgctccaaaaaataaaaatcatgggtAGATAGATTGACAGATAGCTGGAGACAGAGACCAATAGATACATAGGTAGATGATAGAAAActagatgaaaaaacaaagattttcagAGAAACAGTTTACTAAGGCACAATTTAGGTAAATGGTACAAGGTGGTATATTGTACCACTTTTTCTAATTGCTCTTTAAGTTTGAAATTTTACTACAAGAACATACAACATAATTTCATTTACCACATCcagatatttgtctttttgtagaaaaaaagtaACACTAACAATTTAAGTTAAAATTCATTCTCAGGTGAATTTTAATTGGTATTCAAATAGTAACTGAAGAAATACCTAATTTGGCTGAGAAAGATAACTTCCTTGAAGCAATATTTGTTACCAAACAGAATTGTTGTTACTAAATGAgtgacttcagttttcttttcggCATTTTTAGGTTAATATCATTTATGTGACAATAAAAACCATAATAATTACAATCCTGTCAATCATACATATGGCTGAAAATACAGGaggaaaaattcttaattttgtaaTGATATCAAATTATTTATATAGGATACAAGATATTTAGATTCAATTAGATGTGCTTATAGAAAGAATTTTATCATCTTATTTGTGCATTTGGACTTAAAGCTACTTTCTaactgtaaaataaaacacaaatagagATAACAAAAAGAGACACATCTTACAATAAGAGTATTAATATATGAACAAggtagaaatattaataaatgaatattcaaATGATCTGTAAAGATTGTATGAGtctaaatttggaaagaaaaattactgACAGTACAAAGAAAAGGTATGGAGAGCAACCTGGTGATAATATTAGAGTTGGAAGAGGGCATCATGGGGATGAGAAACTGAAACCCCTGGTCCTGAGGTCATTACTTGATATCTTTTTCTCTAGGATAATAAATGTTATCGTATTTAAATTCTAAGCACAAGTTCTAATTACtacatatttagaaattttcAGTTTAGAGCAGAACTATGAATAtctaatgaaaacataaaacagaTTAGGTCATTTAATATATTGTAGGTAAtgaaacttattttttgttttaaaaaataacacatatatTTGTGAGTCTTAAGTAATATCTTTTCTCCTGAGGATTTTCAATCTGcatcttaaatattaatattcccTTCTGTTATATAGTTATTTTAGCAATGCATACCCCACcatttaagttttctattttcctctgaATACATGGTCTCCTCCCACTTTGCCatatccttttctcctttcctttcttggcCAATGCATTCTTTCATGATTCCTCATAAGccatgacaaaaaaagaaaaaggttacctcagagccacctgtggtttcctctttttgttgtttcttagTTGTTTATGTTCTATAAATGTACctctaataataaaaagaaaatgttaggaGTAGCTAAATAAATGGGTTTCATCAGGAAAATTTGAAGCATTCAATTTGGCTCCAGTCCTTAAGACTGCTCAGATTTAGTAATTCCTAATGATATTGGTCATGAACAGAATAATTCACTGGTTGAAGAATAATAACTAGAATAATAGCTTCACCTCAGAAACTCTCCAGTTTAATCAGTgactacactttaaaaaaaactttcttaaaagtTACAACTGAATTCAAAAATAGCAATAATCAAAGAGTAAATCACAAGTATTTCTTCACCATAGACTACTGCCATTTGAGGGATAATAGTAATTTTCTAAAAgagtgttaaaattttttttagaatgggaaataatacatataaaaagtTTGGGCCTAAATGTTGTAGTTATTTTCTCATAGAGAggtaattttctttgtcttttacaGAGCTTCCATGACTTAGTTCATTAACTAAAACAAAGTGGCACTTGTGAAATAACTTTATACAGTGCATGAACTTTCTTGACTATTTGTACACAAGAACATAAAGATGGGGAACTTGAGATggggaaaatttcattttttcagatGCAAAAACTTGAAAGTAGAAATCTTCtgttttaactttcttattagtAGAAGGGAGAGAAATTAAGATCTGCTCCAATGTTCTTATTGACTGTGGATGACTTCTCCACTATAGGTTTAAAAGTTAGCAATGTGGAGGGAAAAGGGTTGCTTttcctatctctttttttttccagattatatTACTTCTTTCATATTCTTACCTAGTACTCAAATGGTACTGAAACAACTTCTTTCAATTCTATCATCCCATTTCTGTGCACGTTACCTGTATGTCATCTTCCTTATGTATACTTCATGTGTAGAATActtgattttgttgattttcttgaaATCCCCAACATAAATTCCTGCCTACACCATAGATTATAATCTACAAAATCAAGTCAGTAAAGCAAAGTCTTAAAGTTACTCTGCTTTACTAACTGTGATTATCATTGCTACAGAAGAGAAAATCCTATGTTTACTCAAAGTATTTGAAGCCAGAAGGAAAAACTCAGAGCCATCAGTGTATAGGGGATTGATTCTTAGAACCTTTGGGCCTTTGTGGTAACAGAAGAAGAATGTGACTTAATTTCCTTGACTGGGCCATAGGGATGGCAAATCCCAAGTGTCAATTAATGCTTTTTGAGACTTGTCTTGGTTCATCCTTTCACAGGAATTTGACTACCATGATACCACATAATTGTAGGAAAATTACAATGAATTTGTAGTCTGACCTTCACTGAGAAAAATGCTGAGCAGTGTCTTCTAAGAAGAAAAGGGGATTTCTAGAGTTACCTTAAATTTCTTCTGCAAATTCTCATCCTGTTAATGGCTAAAATTGGAGGGATACATTGTCAACTATCACATTTGAGGATGGAAGAAGGcatgaaatagtaaaaaaaaaataaagaatgagagagagagagagagatccaagaTAGCAGAATAGAGGTCATGTTCCTGGCTCCTCTGTGGCATGAAAACAAGAAATCAGATAGGCAGCTCCTCTGCAATGTGGGTGAACAAATAAAAGCAGGGAGGGACACATTCCTGGAACATCCATTACTGGATGTAATGGATCCAGGAACTCATTACTGGACATCCAAAGCAGACCAGGGACACAGGACATTGgacataataaaatgagaaaaaaatccccAGAGGAACAGCTGCCACAGCCAGTCCAGAAGCTCCAGCCAGAGTTGTCCCTCCATAAGCATAgtagagggataagggaattaaaagaACCTGCATTTTGGGGAGGCCCAGGGTATGTCTGGTATGGAGCATTTAGAGACCAAGGACATTGTCAAGCAAACTCAAAAGATGCACTGTGCAAAATCCACTCCTGGAgaaagaagccaccatctctctaggagcagaggacaaaggaaggaaccattttgcagctgcAGTGCAGGGGTTGGTGACTAAGGAAGCTTATTCTTGGCAAACCCAGGTTTGACCAGAAATGCAGGCCCAGTAAATATATACTGCACATTATAGggtgtgcttaagtgaccagaagaaatcaaacatggagagagtTTTACATATGGGACAACATGACCTCTATTCTGCTATCTTGGAtatctctttctcattctttatttttttactatttcatgccttcttccatcttcaaataTGTTGCAGAAACTCACCTAGCTCTATTCCTCCCTCTCAAATCTGATTATTTGCAGGAACAGCTGGGAGAGATGCATCTGGCTGGGAACTCAGAAGGGCAGGGGCTGAAGAAATTGTTTGGAGACTAAACCTGGGACCAGGAAACATGGAGTCTGCAGGTGATGTAAGCAACTGAGAATTGGTTCCTCCAATACatgaatggaacccaggggagatccctggggtAAAGACTTCCAGCATGAACCAGCAATTACTGGGCATTGGAGGtgaactgatttaaaatctccagaccaattagcATTCCACAAAGAGTCCAGAACCTTCCTAAGCCTAAATCCTGCCTCCAGAAACTCCATTGACAGGATTACATCTCTCACTTCAGCAATGCTAAGAATGGAGAATCACTCCAGAAGACTCCAcataaaactgctgagaagagaagctgagaatattttgaactccaatggaaagaatttttaaaactttttgtgaagatttttcttctttttctgtttatttcgttttcattatttaattggGACCTTAATTGTACATGACCATTTATgcagtttcctatttttttcttctcacctcTAGCATtattgaagccagttattttacataaattagatttttatgaactaggatattttattagtatattttagttccattttgtattcttttgttttttatttttttaaattttgctttatatgtATAGTTTTCTCCAACTTGTTtcccttaatttccttttcttctgctaacagccaatgtctatttttctctcttttactgtTCCATTaatcttctgtcttctctcctcctaCTTTATAATCATCACATCTTATATCATTTCTGTTCTCTCTGTCCATCATCTGAAAATGCAAACCCTTTTGCAAATCTGCTGTTCTCATTATAGGCAGTAACTTATCATagcatttctgtttattgtgataattaacattgtagacattGTGGTAGAAACTATTtgatttaatgctataaattgtGTGCATTTATTGTTgatgttattatttgtctctccCTAAACAGTGAGATACTAGAAACCTTCAAGGAAACTTCAAGTTCACAGTGTAGAAACTCTACTGACTCAGGTCCATACTTTTAGATGAGTAGacataaaaaaaacaacataaaaagaaaaggaacaaatcacaccaagcaaaccaagatactccaataacaggGTCCATTAATACCACAATGGAAGAAATGTCATAGAAGGGGTTTAGAATGTACATGGTTAAACTGACCTATGAAATAAAGGATAATGTAAGAGAGCCAATATAGGTAGCAAATCTCCATCACTTCAataaaaagagattctgaaacaaacaaacaaatag
Above is a genomic segment from Urocitellus parryii isolate mUroPar1 chromosome 8, mUroPar1.hap1, whole genome shotgun sequence containing:
- the LOC113176934 gene encoding olfactory receptor 2J3-like; the protein is MEKINGTSEGYFILLGFSHWPNLETALFVVISIFYLMTLIGNLLIIILSYLDSRLHTPMYFFLSNLSFLDLCYTTSSIPQLLVNLWDPEKTISYAACMIQLYFALALGTTECVLLVVMSYDRYAAVCKPLHYAVLMHPRLCQSLAVASWVSGFINSALHSLITFWVPLCGHHQVDHFFCEVPALLKLSCVDTHANELTLMVTSSIFVLTPLVLILTSYGAIAQAVLRMQSTTGRQKVFGTCGAHLMVVSLFFIPVLCIYLQPPTENSQDQGKFISLFYTVVTPSLNPLIYTLRNKDIREAVRRLMGRE